One part of the Rutidosis leptorrhynchoides isolate AG116_Rl617_1_P2 chromosome 1, CSIRO_AGI_Rlap_v1, whole genome shotgun sequence genome encodes these proteins:
- the LOC139868827 gene encoding putative F-box protein At1g32420 produces MSDHIPFEIQTEIIKYLPVKSLIQFRSVSKPWKSLIDSSEFIVNYHVNHSQLQHHLLVRFSLIVPTSVKQLGRLPLMLGTSQGLLSFYNNSVPSYEHKTMTIVIWNPTIVKSVSVVVPNVFQIYPFDTVVGFGVCPQTMDPMLVKITYSSSYEYNTVSIPFQVEIFTLISRVWRSSSNNLPRRSLTMTRDQVSIDRFIYWLACDRIRKTEGVGYYLTNSILSFDMISEEFADIYLPDSLAQLSDSNLCIGNLRTSLVVLEINREVEKREYYVWRMENGAPNSFVKLFVIKAPDASFIKKINGVLGFRKTGKPIIDVLYDTDERKNGLFVYELESEQINDIGVNGVGFPYLAYSYMETLLLLNH; encoded by the exons ATGTCTGATCACATACCTTTTGAAATCCAAACTGAAATTATTAAATATCTTCCTGTGAAATCGTTGATTCAATTCAGATCGGTTTCAAAACCGTGGAAGTCTCTGATCGATAGCTCTGAATTCATCGTTAATTATCACGTCAACCACTCTCAGCTGCAGCATCATCTGCTTGTAAG GTTTTCCCTAATTGTTCCAACTTCTGTTAAACAACTTGGTAGGCTTCCGTTAATGTTAGGTACCTCTCAAGGTCTGCTTTCCTTTTACAATAATTCTGTACCGAGTTATGAGCACAAAACGATGACAATTGTCATTTGGAATCCTACAATTGTAAAATCAGTTAGTGTTGTTGTGCCTAATGTGTTTCAAATTTACCCCTTTGACACTGTTGTTGGCTTCGGGGTCTGTCCTCAAACCATGGACCCTATGCTTGTCAAGATTACTTACAGTTCTTCTTATGAATACAATACGGTAAGCATCCCTTTTCAAGTTGAGATTTTTACGTTGATCTCACGGGTTTGGAGGAGTTCATCTAATAATTTGCCTCGTAGATCACTTACAATGACACGGGACCAGGTAAGCATAGATAGGTTTATATACTGGCTTGCTTGTGATAGGATTCGTAAGACTGAGGGTGTTGGATATTATCTGACTAACTCGATTTTATCATTTGATATGATATCTGAAGAATTTGCAGACATTTATTTACCAGATAGTTTGGCACAACTTAGTGACTCTAATTTGTGTATAGGCAACTTAAGGACATCTCTTGTGGTGCTTGAAATCAATAGGGAGGTCGAGAAACGAGAATATTATGTATGGAGGATGGAAAATGGTGCCCCAAACTCATTTGTAAAGTTATTTGTTATTAAGGCACCAGAtgcatcatttataaaaaaaataaatggagtACTAGGATTTAGAAAAACCGGCAAACCTATAATTGACGTGTTGTATGATACCGATGAACGAAAAAATGGACTTTTTGTTTATGAACTTGAGTCGGAGCAAATCAATGATATTGGTGTTAATGGAGTTGGGTTTCCTTACTTAGCATATTCATATATGGAAACACTACTATTACTTAATCACTGA
- the LOC139886540 gene encoding receptor protein-tyrosine kinase CEPR2, translating into MLKLPSSSSYLVSRQIIITVFLFTTIIIRPTFGSTDEVGAMLEIKKHLKDPFNYLDSWTAEDNDSPCLFYGVSCDNQTGRVVEISLNYKYLTGKISPAIGTLQSLKSLVIPSNYIHGQLPESIVNCSDLRVLNVSSNNITGHVPDLSKLTKLEILDVSDNSFSGEFPAWIGTLTSLSSLGLGDNNFQPSLIPKNIGNLKNLKWIYLRSSQLTGTIPDSMFDLAQLQSLDLAANNISGDFPIGISKLKNLWKIELFGNQLTGVIPPELSDLNLLREFDISDNQMHGQLPAEIGNMKNLTVFECYMNHFSGQLPPGFGDLQNLKGFSIYRNNFSGQFPENFAMFAPLVEIDISENNFSGEFPKFLCGGGILKKLLTLENNFYGEFPENYAKCKSLLRLRISKNQLSGSIPDGLWALPSVDFMDLSDNNFRGKISPSIGISTSMTQLLLFNNNFSSEIPPEIGQLTRLEKLDLSNNKFSGKIPLEIQNVEQLSFLHIENNLLSGSIPPGLGKCDKLVDLNLARNHLSGKIPDTLGDISWLNALNLSQNLLTGVIPDNLRRLRLSSIDLSFNYLSGRIPQDILNMGGDNAFIGNEKLCVNENSGRKVNLEFNICENKHHGHEINKSKLVMFFMILFSLMVFLGGLVYVSFRNFKTRTNAKNEGSNDDGKGMINPKWKLENFHQIEFDADELCDLDEENLIGVGGTGKVYRVDSKKSGLTVAVKQIWKGSMVQVLTTEIGILGKIRHRNVLKLYACLRKGGSSFLVFEHMVNGNVYEALGRVVKNGQPELDWVRRYKIALGAAKGIAYLHHDCTPAIIHRDIKTSNILLDKDYEPKIADFGVAKIVGQGLESNCFVGTHGYIAPELAYTLKVTEKSDVYSFGVVLLELVTGKRAIKDEYGEGKDIVYWVLSSLNDCKDILKLVDPKLISDDDHDHDLEDDIKRVLKIGLLCITKLPNLRPSMREVVKMLTDAEPWNGMQSIDDHDKLAKVLF; encoded by the exons ATGCTAAAACTACCTTCCTCCTCCTCCTACCTTGTTTCCCGCCAAATTATCATAACTGTATTCTtatttactactattattatccgGCCAACATTTGGTTCCACTGATGAAGTCGGTGCGATGCTCGAAATCAAAAAACATCTAAAAGATCCTTTTAATTACTTAGACTCATGGACAGCGGAAGACAATGATTCTCCATGCCTCTTCTACGGTGTTTCTTGTGACAACCAAACGGGCCGGGTCGTGGAAATCTCACTCAACTACAAGTACCTAACCGGAAAGATCTCACCGGCAATTGGGACACTTCAAAGCCTGAAATCTTTAGTGATCCCTTCCAATTACATACACGGCCAACTGCCAGAATCAATCGTCAACTGCAGTGATCTCAGGGTTTTGAATGTGTCGTCGAATAATATTACGGGTCATGTACCCGACCTTTCAAAACTCACCAAACTCGAGATTTTGGATGTCTCTGATAACTCTTTCTCCGGAGAGTTCCCGGCGTGGATTGGAACTTTGACGAGTTTATCATCACTTGGTTTGGGTGATAATAATTTTCAACCAAGTCTTATACCAAAAAATATTGGGAATTTAAAAAATCTAAAATGGATTTATCTCCGAAGTAGTCAATTGACGGGAACAATTCCAGACTCAATGTTTGATCTCGCCCAATTACAGTCTCTAGATCTTGCTGCAAACAACATTTCCGGGGACTTCCCTATTGGAATTAGCAAACTCAAGAACCTATGGAAGATTGAGCTTTTTGGAAACCAATTAACCGGAGTTATCCCACCCGAGCTTTCCGACCTAAACCTTTTGCGAGAATTTGATATATCCGACAACCAGATGCACGGCCAACTTCCCGCCGAAATAGGGAATATGAAGAATTTGACAGTTTTTGAATGCTATATGAATCATTTCTCTGGCCAACTCCCACCGGGATTTGGAGACTTGCAAAATCTTAAGGGGTTCTCTATTTATAGGAATAATTTCTCTGGACAATTCCCGGAAAACTTTGCAATGTTTGCACCTCTCGTTGAAATTGACATATCGGAGAATAATTTCTCCGGCGAGTTCCCAAAGTTTTTATGTGGCGGTGGCATATTGAAGAAGCTGTTGACTCTTGAAAACAATTTCTACGGTGAATTTCCTGAAAACTACGCCAAATGCAAGTCTTTATTGAGACTGAGAATTAGTAAGAATCAGTTATCTGGAAGTATCCCAGATGGGTTGTGGGCTTTGCCTTCCGTAGATTTCATGGATTTAAGCGATAACAATTTCCGTGGAAAGATATCTCCTTCAATTGGAATTTCAACAAGCATGACACAATTGTTACTTTTTAACAATAATTTTTCCAGTGAAATTCCACCTGAAATCGGGCAGTTAACTCGTCTAGAGAAGCTTGACTTATCCAATAACAAGTTCTCGGGAAAAATCCCTTTGGAAATTCAGAATGTAGAGCAATTATCATTCTTGCATATAGAAAATAACTTGCTTTCTGGTTCGATTCCCCCTGGATTGGGTAAATGCGACAAGCTAGTCGACTTAAATCTTGCTCGTAATCATCTTTCCGGGAAAATTCCCGACACTTTGGGGGATATTTCGTGGCTAAATGCTCTTAACTTGTCACAAAATCTTTTAACGGGTGTAATCCCGGATAATCTTAGACGTTTAAGGTTAAGCTCGATTGATCTTTCATTTAATTATTTGTCGGGAAGGATTCCACAAGATATTTTAAATATGGGAGGTGACAATGCTTTCATTGGAAACGAAAAGCTCTGCGTCAATGAGAATTCGGGGAGAAAGGTGAATTTGGAATTTAATATTTGTGAGAATAAACATCATGGTCACGAAATTAACAAAAGCAAACTAGTTATGTTTTTTATGATACTTTTCAGTTTGATGGTATTTTTGGGCGGATTGGTGTACGTGAGTTTTAGAAACTTCAAAACGCGTACCAACGCGAAAAATGAGGGATCTAATGATGACGGGAAAGGGATGATAAATCCAAAATGGAAACTTGAAAATTTCCATCAAATCGAATTTGATGCCGATGAACTATGTGATTTGGATGAAGAAAATTTGATTGGTGTTGGAGGTACGGGAAAGGTGTATCGTGTTGACTCGAAAAAGTCAGGGTTAACAGTTGCTGTAAAGCAGATATGGAAGGGAAGTATGGTTCAAGTTCTGACAACAGAAATAGGGATCCTTGGGAAAATTCGACATCGAAATGTATTGAAACTATACGCTTGTTTGAGGAAAGGTGGTTCGAGTTTTTTGGTATTCGAGCACATGGTCAATGGGAATGTGTATGAAGCATTAGGTAGAGTTGTGAAGAACGGGCAGCCAGAGTTGGATTGGGTTCGAAGGTACAAGATTGCGTTAGGGGCTGCGAAAGGGATTGCTTACTTGCACCATGATTGTACCCCGGCTATTATACATCGAGATATCAAGACAAGTAATATTTTGCTCGATAAAGATTACGAGCCCAAGATTGCTGATTTTGGGGTGGCTAAGATCGTTGGCCAAGGCTTAGAATCCAATTGTTTTGTTGGCACTCATGGTTATATTGCCCCTG AGTTGGCGTACACGCTCAAAGTGACAGAAAAAAGTGATGTTTATAGCTTTGGGGTTGTGTTACTGGAACTTGTGACAGGGAAAAGAGCGATAAAGGATGAATATGGCGAAGGGAAGGACATCGTGTATTGGGTTTTGTCAAGCCTTAACGACTGCAAAGATATTCTTAAACTTGTTGATCCTAAACTAATCTCCGATGATGATCATGATCATGATTTAGAGGATGACATAAAACGGGTGTTGAAGATTGGATTGCTTTGTataacgaagctcccgaatctaaGGCCGAGTATGAGAGAAGTTGTCAAGATGCTCACTGATGCTGAACCTTGGAATGGTATGCAGTCCATAGACGATCATGACAAGTTGGCAAAGGTTTTGTTCTAG